The genome window TTCAAAGGGAGCACTTCTGGGGGGAAAACTCAGTGTGTGGGGCCACAGGTCTGTAACCAACAGTGGGTGGGTGTCACAGAGCTGTGGATGCTACCAGGCAGGGGCAACACACAGCAGTACCCAAGTAATCTGATTTAGCCACATTTCTCACCACATCCAGCACCTGCACCAGCCTTTGGTCTATAGAGAACAAAGCACATCACCTTGTCCAGTTCTTACCTAGCCAGAACCCACATCAGCCTAgattgtgatttttctttctacttgctttcagtttttGGTTCCTGCAGCAGTCAATTCCCTTCAGTTCTGACAAAAACCTTCCAGTCTGGGATGCTTGTGTTGAGACTCTTTGCTAGGAAGAAGAGCAAATATATGAGAGACTTGGAGAAAAGCATATTTGAGATTGGGAGAattccagcagagctgctctgctatTGATTATTCTTCTCCTTTTAAAATGGATCATAATACCAGCAACAAAATCTTCACCTGCATCCTCTCCCAGTGTCTCATTCTGGAAATCAAAACTAAGTGCTTGCtagcaaagaaaatgcaagtaCTGGGCCATGTCTCAGAAAGAACACTTACGGAGGGAGCGTAGGAGGAATAGGGCTCAGTCATTAAATAATCTGTTTATTGTTATGgctttcacagggaaaaaataagacaaaGCACCCaaatagaaagaataaaaatgtattttccttcagGTTTTAGACTGACACAGCAAGTACAAATCCTTTAGTGTGAGCACTTTATGGCAATTTGGAGATTTAACAAACCCCAAGTGAATGAGCACACGGTACAAGActgaatcgtagaatcatagaatagttagggttggaaaggacctcaagatcatccagttccaacccccctgccatggacagggacacctcacactaaaccatcccacacaaggcttcatccaacctggccttgaacaccgccagggatggagcactcactcAGAATCCTGACAGTGGCTTCTGCAGGTCTTCAACTCACAAGCTGGCTCTAGCCTTGGCCATCATGGGAAGAACCTTCCTCCTCCAGTCTGGTGTGGCAGAGGGAAGGAACTCTTGGAGTTGAAGGTGCAGATCCCTTCTAGGAAAAGATCTTTAATGGGCCAGTCTCAAGTGCACAGGACCAGGTGAGCTTTCCAGACAGCAGAAATTGTTTGCCCTGTCAACATATCTTCACAGTATGCAGAGAGCAGGTATTCTGGAACCCAGTCCTGTCTGCAGTCCTTCTGTAACAGGTATGGAAGAACACACAACTGGAGAATTCCAGGTGAAAGCGAGAAAGTCAAATCAGCAGGTTAGAACTCTTTTGGTATATGACCTTCCTTTAATTTTAGATTATATGCATAGAGAACCTGATCTACCCCTAAAAGAACATACAGCATGATTTGCATTATAAGCCCAATCAGGCACTGGACCAGAGAAACTCTTTTCAAGTGGATTAAATGACACCAAGGTTTATGAATCAATGAGCCTTACAAAACAGATTCCCAAACACTCATACAGAAGTGACACATTAACAGTGGTCTGGGCAGCTTGGCAGTGTAATCCTCTTGGATTGCATCTACGTGGCCTCCAGCATTTTCCTGCTGTGACTTCTGGCCTCTGAGAGCCACCACAAATCCAAAGGCCTGTTTGGTCCAGGGTAAGGAAGTGCTTCTGAAGTCTCAATGCTGCCAAATCTTGTTTTAGAGCAGAGTAGGATGCACTGAATCTGTAATAGGATCAGCAAGTCTAGAAGGAAGCCATCATAAAACTATCAAATGCCACAgtgatttaattaaaattaaccCATTTCCTCACTATATCCAACTCCCTCTGAGCTTATATAGAAACCCCATAGAACATCTGGACTTGGGGTAACTCTAGAAACAGCTTCTAATCcagttctgcatggaaaaagtCCACTTCTGCTACCTCTCCTTGTGCTAATGGCccagaaaataaaaggcagtcCCATCCTGGGAAGTTCTTTCTGAAGGCCAGCACCTGAAGCAAgcgaaaagaaaaaaaggtctttACATTGGGCCTTCAAGTGTTGATTTGAAAAGTCAAGGGCTATAGTGTGGTTGTCATACAGATGGCACTCAGGGGAAAAAGTGAATGGTCAGAAATTAAAAGCCAGAGTAAACTGCCTCAGTGGAAGCCTCATGGATACAGCAGCTGCCTCAAGCAAGACAAAAAAGTGCCACTAAGggagtaaaaaaaacccaacaaaacaaccaacaacaaaaaaaataccttaCAGCTCACTAAAATGCTTCAAGAGTTGCCTGCAACAAAGCTCCCTCTCTACAGCCAAAGGGTGCACCCATCTGTATGCTGAGGATTGTGCGTGGAGTCAGTTCCAGCTTTTGCTTGTCACCTTTGAGGCACAGGCATTGCAGTAGAAAACATCACCAAGTTCAGGAACTATTCTATGTGGACACGGGGAAGGATAAAGTAAAGGAGCAGGGCACTTTGGAGGAAGAACTAAAGGATCCTAAAACCTAGGTTTAAATAGCTCTTTTTACAAGGTTTAAGCAACTAGAACTAAAATTATGTGAGTGGAAAGCAAAGAACACAGCAGGCACCTCAAAAACTATGGAGGATTTCAAGACCTTTGCTCTACAAGGAACTAACGCCGCCTTGGTGCCATCTGTTATTTCTCACCCCATTTGTGGATCAACAGCGGGAAATCGACTCCTGAGTCAGGGAGATAAGGAGGTGTTCAGATCTTCACACCCCTCCCCTGGGAAGAGAGTTGAAATTTAGCTAAGGGAGCTTTACTAAGCACAGCTGAGCTGTAACACGCGGCACATAACAGTGAGGAGACTCACAGGAAAAACTTCATATTCTACTCAATCAGTCTTTGGCAAAGCCCAATCAAGGCAAAACACAGATGATGCCCAGTGGCTGAGTCCCCATGGAGTCACACAAGCAAAGTCAGCAGAACAGGTTAGATTTATCTAAAATCTTGGAAGCCTTCAAGGAAGAGCTTCACACCGAAAATGAACAAGGATAAAAGAAGATCTGGGGAAGGGGCAGCTGGGTGCATGTAGGCTATGCTGTAAACCAGAGTGTAGTGCTGTGGCATTGGGCTGAAGCTTCTAGGAGTTAAGCCAGGGGTGCCTGAGACACTCTGCTGCTGTAGCTCGTTTCTCTGGGATCAGCTCCAACATAGGTAATAAGAAGTCTGTGAATGCAGCTGCCTCATCTTGGGACCATTCGTATTTTTCCACCAAGACTTCAAAAAGGCCCCAGGGCTTCAGTTTAGTTATGTGCTTCAGGTCACCTGAAAACCAAGACAGACAGGTGAAGTGTGAGACATGGGaacagagcagctgaacaaaatAGGCCAAACAGCCGAACAAGACAGACTGAGCTCAGAAACTGTTCAATAGTCAGGGCACAGGGAGCATAAAATGCTAGGGCatgctgaaggaagaaaaattatactAAATTCCCTTTTCTATCCACTTTTGAAGACTGTTCTGTAAATGTACTTCCTTGAtggcttctttttcttcccctcctgctATTTCTGGTCCAATATCAGCAAATATTAACTTCATTAAATCACCAGTTACACCAGTTGACATGACAGATAACTGTGCCAAACACTGTGGAATACATGCaatacacagaatcatagaatggcttgggctggaaaaggccttaaggtcatccagttccaactccctgccatgggcagggacacctcacattacaCTGTGTTGCCCAAGGGTCTGTCCAATACATGCAGCACTGTCTGAGGAAGCAATACACTACTGACAAAaaaagggtttgttttgtttaataaaagtattttaccTTCTTCTTGAGGCTCAATATACTTCTGGGGTACTTAGAGCTTTATGATAGGGGTATAATGTGTCCTGTGGAACATGGCACAGGATGCAAGGCACTGTTTAGGTGTCTGGCATGCTGGAAATGGAACAAAGTTGGCTACAGAAGACTTCAAAGGTGTGCCAACACCTCCAGCTGACAAAGATCAGCTAAATAAAGCCAAGTCAAGTCTGAAGAAGTATCTACAGTACTGTTTCTCTACCTGCTGCATTTGATCAACATCAAGATGTCAAGTACTAGGATGTAGGATACTTTCAGCAGTCAGGTAAGAATGCTGTAGTTTTACTGATGAAGTCTttcataaaagaaaggaaaggcttAAAGAAACATCTTTGGAAACACCTGTTGTAAACTGGGATTTCCAGCAAGGCACTCATGTATCTGGGGCAGAGGATGAGGGATAAGTGACATatactttgtttccttttaccttttttGGTGAAAAACTCCTTGGAATATTTTCCTGCCAAAATGAGCTTGCGAGGTATCTTCCCCAGAAGTTCTATGATCAATGCAATGTGATCTGCAGGTTTTCAAGAGAAAAGACAAGGAGACAAATTCACACAAGACATCTCTATGCCCCAGTTTCCTTCTCTGTGATACAAGGACAAAGACATCATCTTAAAAATCACTTTGAGATCCACTTTGAAATCAGATTACACTAAGCAATGATGAAGTCAAGGGGCAAgtggaataaaaaggaaaggagaatttGAGGTATGATCTGTCTGCGAAGCATGATAAGAGAATAAGCAGTAGGAGGAATGGGAAACACCAGAACAGGAACATGAACTTTTACTGCACGGTATGTTACCACAGAACACAGCTGGTGCTGATTTTGGTAAAGGATCTTTTCACAAGGAGCCTTTGCATTGGTAACTCACAAGAGAAGGCTCATTCTGAGGAAGCAACCATTGTATTTCATGTCTcatttgaaaaaggaaagactTTGACAAACATACCTTCATCACGTGAGTAATCCTCCCCGGAATGAGGCTCAAAGAGATAGTCTCCTGTTGCTAATTCAAAGGCCTAAACACACAGAAAGGAGCATGTTAAATCACTTTAATACACCTCACGCAGTCAGACGTGCTGCAGGGTGATTCTGTATCTCTCTGTGGGCCAGAAGCTAGGTGGTGGGAAAACCTGCAGAACTCTGGTACACCATTAAGATGTGCAATTACTTTGCAACGCTTTGAACAACTGCATTAAAAACCATCCTAGCTTGAATGAACTCTGCATCAAATAATCCTGTGTAGAATGGTACAAAGGCATTTCACAAACTCAGCCTGTTTGCCTCAACCGCATTTTGAAAAATGATGCGATGTCCAAACTCTAGACCGTTTTTCTTTTTTACGAagtttctcctctctccccagaTTTCAGATAGAAAAAGACCTTTTTCAAACAATCTTTGAACGTTTTTCTTTAGCTACCAAACCATGTTTTAAACgagaaaaacatttgcattcACTTCAACTCACCATTCCTAAATTCCAGGACACCTTTACATATTCACTTTTAATCAAAACACAACCTCTGACCTGTATTCCTAAGTTTTCTTTACAGACTGTTGTCAAACTATTCAATCAGGCGCTTGGAAACCACTGTGTAATTCTGGCCACATGTTCTGCAGAGTCAACACGACCCTATCAGATATTCTTCCTGCTGCATTCATCCAAGACAGTGAAAATTTCACTCACTATTTTCCAAGCTTAAAATATAAAAGCCAAGCCTTGAAtttgcagaaaacacagaatgaagGCACCAGAGGCACACACAGGAACTGGCTAGactcatttgtttttttaattaccatATTCTACATTTGCCAGCTACTGCAGAACAGCTTTAACCTCATCTCAGCATCACTCAGACTACACAATTATTCCAAACATGCAGAGGAcaattaaaatatgaatttttttgccattcatgtcaatgaaaaatgcagaagatAATTAAAATATGGAATATTGAAGACATCTGTGTAACAGTGCTGGATGCAGCAGAAAGGCTCTTGTCTTCAGAACTGCATAGCAGCCATGTTCTTCCAATCATCTTTGAAATCGGCTGGTCCTGTAGAACAAAACTAACTTTCAAAAGGAAAGCCACATAtggcaaaggaaataaagaaaccaCTCTGGTATGGAATCATGGTATTCAGGAAGTCTGGAAGTTGTCTTAACACCTGGGAGGGTTTTTTGCCAGGCTTGGTTAGTAACTCAGCAGCCCAGAGCACACAAGAGCTGCCCCGTGTGCTCCATGGAAGCAGTTAGAAATCCTCTAGTGACAGCACTCACCATACATGCTGTGCTCCAGATGTCAGCAGGGGTGTTATACCCTGATCCTATCAACACCTCCAAGGATCGGTACTGTCTTGTCTGGATATCTTCAGTGAAGTGCTTGTGctaaacagaagaaatgttttactgaACAGTTGTAAGACTTTACAAGAGGAGACTCAACAACCTGGAAGGCCAGAGTACCTGAAAGCTCATTCCCAGGATACTTCACCTGAAATATACATCCTCATTCAATATTTATGTTCCTACAAATACTGTTCAAATGCTCTACATGAGACACTCATGAGTCCAGCAAACCACAAAAACAGTGTAAAGGAAGAGTGAGAAGCTGCACCCTTCTCCTATCTGAGCACGACTCAGCTAccttaaagcaaagcaacacCAATATAAGAGACCACCCTGCCAGACACTGCAAGCCTGACATGCAGTTCTGAGTTTAGGACTTCTCTCTCCCATATGATCTGACGTATTCTGCTGTTCAAGCAGCCAAGAGAAAACAGACATTTCTTCTACATGAAATGTCAAACCTCtaaaagcagaacagcacaagcaaagaataaaactaTGAGTCTCTTTCATGTACTGATGAATCCACTGAAGAGGTTTGACAAGCTAATGAACTACAGCACCAGCACGTCAGAGGGGTTGTTTGCACCTTTCTCCAAGAGCACAACAGACTCCTTCAGAAGTTTCACATATACAATTTTCTACATATTATGTGTGCCATTGGTCACAGGTGTATCACAAGTCATCTAATGACCACTGTGGCACACAGGCTGAAATCCTCTGTTAAAGGATCATTTCTTTCATTGCGTCCCTGCTCACCTCTCTTTCTCCCCCCAGAGTAGTTTCAAACTGTTTCTACTTTCACAAGCAGGTCTAAGATAAATCTATTTTGCAAATTCTTTCCCATCTTGGCATCCTGTGAATGAATTATCAGGTTTAAACAATCAATGTGAAAAGACTGCACACTTACCACCCAGCAGGCATTTCCTAGGTCAGCTATCTTCACTTTGAGCTTATCTGCATTCTTGGGCTCAAGAGGATTAAGAAGGAAATTCCCAGCAGTTGATTTTCCTAGAGACAACGTGTACAACAGCTGATTAAAGCTACATGGACAGTGTCACCATCTGTCACCCAAATCCTACTGCACTCCCCCTACACAAGAAAGGTCTCACAGATCAGAACTTTTCCCTCTCCAAAGCCTGGGTATAAAAATCACTCTGCACTGTGAACAGCTCGCAGAAGGACAAGTAAGTGTATGCAAGGGGGACTGTTTCCAAGGCTCTTTGCACAGCCTTAAAAAGTCAGTTTCTAGACAGGACAGATTTAAATAGGGGCAttgccagaaacaaaacaaccctcTCAACCCTTAAGTCTTCCTAAATCTTTGAAGAAGAGTCCACATATTGGAGCGTCCTTCTGACATACCCATCACTCACTGCTGCAATACACAGTTACAAGAGTTAAAGTAGAGATTGGGAAAAACCAGTGacacaacagaaagcaaaaatattaagTCAGTAAATTACATCCAGCTGAAGCTCTAAAACTTCAGAGAgctgtgaaaagcaaaagacaCCTAATCTTATCTAGCAGGGGCATCCAACTAAATGCAGTTCAAGTTTAAATTTCACTTGATACTTTCCATCCCTGCAACCTTCTAGCGGTAATCTGCCAAGAAAAGGCTACAGCGAGGTTTTTAGGAAGAACTGTAGGTGTcaatttctccttccttctccaagcAGATATACTGTGCCTGATCTTGACTCAAAGTGCAAAAGGACAGGTTTAGCAATTGGTTCAagttttttttaacacagacaCCCCTGGAATGGGTTTGAAGTGCTGTTCACCACTGTGTGTCTTACGCTCTCTTAAACCCACAAGACTTACTATTTTTCCCACAGAAACAAGTCATGTTTAAACAAAAGCATTAAACAGAGTTTTTTCCCTATGCTGTATAAGCTTTGTTTCAGTCAGGCTGCATTTCCAGTTCTGGGAAAGCATTTACTTATATTAAGTAACTGAGGAGTTACCTATGCTCCATGTTCAGAACTATCAGAACACACTGAACAGTATTTATCCCATAATTTAACAGCCAGTGACTATTTATAGACTTACATTTCTAACAATGAAAATCACACAAGCAACACCTGatacaaaggaagaaatgttcctatactgaagaaaaatgtatagGTATTTAAAAGTGGGAATACTACGCATTCAATAGTCAAAACTAAGGTAGAGCTACAACTGGAAGCTACAGAAGTGAGTATCTCAGAGCAGGACTGTCATGTTAATTACTCCTGGCAGGAAACCACTCAAACAGATGGTTCTGATCACTTCAAATctaggttagatctaaggcagaagttcttccctgtgagtgtgctgaggcactggcacagggtgtccagagaagctgtggctgccccatccctggcagtgctcaaggccaggttggacacaggggcttggagcaagctgctctagtggaaggtgtccctgcccctttcagggggttagaactggatgagctttacagccccttccaacacaaaccattcagCCTCCAAAATGGAGGTTCCTATTAATACCCTGAAGTGTTGGAACCCACCTCTCCTGCACCAAGGAGAAAGGAGCCCTTACAGGGTTCCGCTTATACCTTTGCTTTCTGGTGGATTATTATTCTCATTCTCATCCTCTGAAGGTATTTCTGTTCGGATGCTTTCTTGCAAATGATTAATCTCCTGCTCATTGAATGATTGCTCTTCATTGGACGTGGGCTGACACACCATGGAATCTTCTGAAGCTAAGGGCACAAAGCAGTCCGACATTGCTTCTTGAGGCCTGTTCTCCAAGTCACCATTACGCTGACTGTAATCACAACTATGCAAGTTCTCCTCCTTCTGTGTAAGAGTGTGATCACCACAGTCATTGGCATTATGAAGGTCATCCTCAAGTCGTACAGATTCTTGATTGCCAGATTCTGGGAAGTCCACCATTTGTACTACTCCATTGCAGTTTATTTCTGTTAAGCATTTTTCCACACTGCTTTCCATTAGAACAGACTGCTCCTGTACAACTTCAGCTGCAAGAGTGGAAAAGAAGATCACAGTCTAAAAGTAAGAGCTGAAGTTGTTCACAGGAGCCCTCAGAAGTAGGAGGCTCTCAACATGTAATTTATGAATTCAGTTTGTAATAGGAAATATCCTGGCCTCTTTAGATAGCCAGAATGCAATGGAAACAGGTTAAGTAACAGCCACTTCTATTAAAGGTGCTCATTCATGCCAGCTCAAGTGAAAGGACAACACTGTGCTACTTTAGCAATACTTTTGGTCCATACCTGTCTTTTTGCTGGCATTTCCCTCTCGTGGGCTAACTTTTACGAGCATTTCCAGAGGGCTCTgagcttcttcctcttcttcaggCCGTGTCTGCCCAGGGCTTGCTTCCTTCTccatttcttctatttcttgcATTCGCTTCTCTAACAACTCAGCCTGTcgtttctgcttctttttcaacttctttttcttattctttgaCATTTTGTCAGCCTATGTGGAAGCAAGCAGAGAAATTGGACTGAACGTTTTGTAGTTCAGCAGATCTAAAATGTGTcaagtttaatttattttacagctgAGGAAAGAGTCTGGGATGAGAACTCTGGAGATAGTTCTTCCAAATAAAAAACACACATTAAGGTTTCTGGAACAGTTGCCTATGGCTCTTCTGTGCATTTCTGTCCTAACCTGAGAAACCTGTGGTATTCTCCAGACGAGGAATTGCAACTAAACAGAATAAAGGTACCTTCACAACACACTTTGAGCCCACCAAAAAGACTACTTATTCTGGTGCATTATGAGCTAACACTGCTTACATCTCCAAGACAGCACTGAACCTGCCGCCTATGTCTATGACAAACACAAATCACTTTACCTCCTGATACAAGGTTGCTTTCCCTTAATGTTGACTGCATTATAAAAGGATGAGGCAGTAGATActctaagcagatggatacttacaCATGAAAGCTATTACACttactggttttggctgtggtGCAGTGCTcactgaaagagaaaggaagagcagTAAATTAGTATGTTTGTAATAAAAAACTGCAACTGTGTTATCTTAAAGATAAGCTTTCTGCTATGTGGTTTggtaacattaaaaatatgagCCTTCAAAATAACATTTGCTGATTTTCCTACATAAgtacaagaattaaaaaaaaagagaataacaTTAAATGCATAATAAGAATTCCAGAGAGTAGACTTGTTTGACTGATATCAAAGACTTAAACTTCCTGTCATGCAGCTTCATTTACTGCATGTATCATGCATCTtactaaaaccaaaatgcaaactAAAGCATTAAAATACCAAAGTTGAGGGAGCTTCCCTAAGGTATGCTATGATGGGCTCAGCTAAATGCTGGGGTTGTAAGATTATGATTAACAGAGCCTTCCAACACACTGCAGTTGTTCTTCACAACTAGTCACAGGCACAATGGATATCCTGAAGAGAAACACAAGGAACTGGGAATAAGAGAAAGCCTGCTCGCAGATCTTTAGGGATGCTGCATGTTGAGGAAGCCATTTCTGTTACAAGTTTTCCAGACTTCTGCAAAAACACCAGGTAAATCAGTTTTTTTTTACACTACTCAGGAAGTTTCCCTAGTGTGAATAGTGATAATTTTGGGGAGGGTGTGGGAAACAGCACCAATTTGCAGGAAAAgtcacctgcagagccagaTGGTGGGGGAGCCCCAGATCTTTGCCACTCTGTTGCTTCTGCAGCCAGCCTGCGGATGTACTGGTCGTTCACACACAGGAGAATGTTCTCAGGTTTAATGTCAGTGTGAATGATTCGACACTTTGTGTGCAAGTAATCCAGACCCTGAAGaacctgcagagaaggaaactgaTCCTTAGAAAAGGTAAAGAATGAGCAAATGGAGagtgaaggaaaaatgcaaaatagcCTAGGATGACCACTGAACCTGAAGGGCTTCTGTGAGAATACTCCAGATTAGAGCCAATGTGATCAGTGGTTACTACTCAGTTCCAGGAAATACAGATTCACATACAGATTTTAGCTATGAACTTAAAATAGTGTCTCTTTACTCTCGTAACATCACAGTTGAAAATCTGATCTTAACACCCTACAATAAAATCatgttttcctcctccccttcaccTCACATGTAGGTGTGTGGTACTTCTTAGGCAACCATCCAGTACGAAGAACaggtttctcttgctctttccaTCATTAAGCACCATATTTACAGAGAcagagtttaaaagaaaaatatttgcacttATAAGGAATAACGAGGGTAACAAAGGTTAAAAGCAAAGTTGGCCTCCCATAATGGTTCAAGTGTCAGAAAATAACAGGTTTTTGcagtagagaaagaaaatattaacccaagaattactttttttgcaTGAGAAAGATAccagtgatttttgttttcttcgaTCTGAGAAGGATTAGCGAAAGAGTTCTCACTGGGTCGAGTGGAACAGTGCAGTCAGAACTGGACAGGAACTGACCTGTTTGATGATCTTTTTGACACAAGGGAGTGGAAGCCCCTGAtaattggacttgatgatccaTTTCAGAAGATGGTGCCCTAGAACTTCAAAGACCATACAGATATCTGGAGCTCAGTCAAGGAAAAAGATGGAAATCCTGAACCAAGGAGCCCTGCAGTCCCAGGACTGAGGATCAAAAGAAATCCGTACCAGTTATATGCTTTGTATTAAAGTACTCTCATCCTTCTGACACAAGCTGCCTTCCTTAACAGTACCACCCTGTCTTACACATCAGTGTTGTTACATAAAGcacagagggatggagatggtTAGGACAATGGTCCTAACCCAGCAGAAGCAGTCTCCTGCTTTGAGCAAAAGCCAGTTACACAAGCAAGTGTGCATTAGTAGCTCCTGCTAGTACTGAGACAGCTTCCAGCCAAGAGTGTACATTTTGGAACAACCTAGGCTCCTGCCCCAGGCAAAACTTGATGCCTGATCATTCTGTACCAGCACTACctgaaaagataataaaatctgcatttcaCAAGTTTTTTTGGAACATTCTCCACCCTCCCTTGCCTCTTTACCAGCAAAACAAACTTTTGACAAGCCTCGACTTCAACAATATTTACATTATCTGCCTTTTGTCTATAAGTTCTGAACAGCTACAGTCACTCCAGTGACATCTTATTGTGCTCTTCATTTAGAAGCTAAACTTCCAGTTTATtaggttgtttttcttctacaCTGGCAGAAAGTGTTTCACAAGagtgaaataaatacaatattAACTCAACATTTACTTGATGCTAAATACCACAAAAAAGTTAATAGAGGAGATACATTATCGGGCTACTG of Lathamus discolor isolate bLatDis1 chromosome 19, bLatDis1.hap1, whole genome shotgun sequence contains these proteins:
- the SRPK1 gene encoding SRSF protein kinase 1, translated to MRVRARGQRRLALAAMERKVLALQARKKRTKAKKDKAQRKPDTQHRGPAAHSENDIPEQEEEILGSDDDEQEDPNDYCKGGYHLVKIGDLFNGRYHVIRKLGWGHFSTVWLAWDIQGRRFVAMKVVKSAEHYTETALDEIKLLKSVRNSDPNDPSKERVVQLLDDFKISGVNAPDICMVFEVLGHHLLKWIIKSNYQGLPLPCVKKIIKQVLQGLDYLHTKCRIIHTDIKPENILLCVNDQYIRRLAAEATEWQRSGAPPPSGSAVSTAPQPKPADKMSKNKKKKLKKKQKRQAELLEKRMQEIEEMEKEASPGQTRPEEEEEAQSPLEMLVKVSPREGNASKKTAEVVQEQSVLMESSVEKCLTEINCNGVVQMVDFPESGNQESVRLEDDLHNANDCGDHTLTQKEENLHSCDYSQRNGDLENRPQEAMSDCFVPLASEDSMVCQPTSNEEQSFNEQEINHLQESIRTEIPSEDENENNNPPESKGKSTAGNFLLNPLEPKNADKLKVKIADLGNACWVHKHFTEDIQTRQYRSLEVLIGSGYNTPADIWSTACMAFELATGDYLFEPHSGEDYSRDEDHIALIIELLGKIPRKLILAGKYSKEFFTKKGDLKHITKLKPWGLFEVLVEKYEWSQDEAAAFTDFLLPMLELIPEKRATAAECLRHPWLNS